Genomic window (Streptomyces sp. NBC_00078):
AGGCGGCGGGCGTCCTCGGGGTTCTCGGCGATCGCCATGCAGACGCGGGCGACACCCGGCGTGTAGACCATGGAGAGGTCGTCACGGTTGCGGATGGGGTGCTTGGACTGCATCTCGATCTTGCCGCCGAGGTGCATCAGGAACGTACGGTCGGAGACCTTGCCGAGGGTGACGCCCTCGATGCCGCGCAACTGCTGGACGATCTCGTCCGCATGGGCGGTGGAGCTGGCCGCGATGGTGACGTCGATCCGGAGCTTCTCGTGGCCGGAGGCGGTCACGTCGAGGCCGGTCACCGAGCCTCCGTGGGACTCTACGGCCGTGGTGATCTGGGAGACCGCGGTTCCACTCGCGGGCACCTCCAACCGGACCGTAATCGAGTAGGAGACGCTGGGCGCCGTTGCCATGGCCGACTTCCTCCGCTTTCACCGTGACGCTGGGTATGCCGTCCGATGGTCGCACCTACCGTCGGGTAAGCGTTAGTCACCCTGGATTGCGAACGTTTTGTTCACGGCACGAAGAAGGCCCGCGTCACGATGTGACGCGGGCCTTGCAGGTCAAGTGGCACCGACCCGCCATGCTCGCCTCGCGGCAAGTGGTCGCTCGTAGCGACGAAGGTTGGGCCCGGGGGCTTGGATCGAGCCGGTGCCACACCCAGGCTAACAAACAGATCCCGTAAGGCCATTCCCGTGCCGAGAGTTCATCCGGTTACTCGTCCCGGAGCAGGTCTGGAACTCCGTTCAGGTCCGGTTCGTCCCGGTCCGCCGAGACGATCGTCAGCTGCTGGGTGGCCCGGGTGAGGGCCACGTAGAGCACGCGCAGGCCCGCCGGGGACTCGTCGGCGATCTCCGCGGGCGAGACGACGACCGTGGCGTCGTACTCCAGGCCCTTCGCCTCCAGGCTGCCGAGGGCCACCACCCGGTCGCCGAGTCCGGCGAGCCAGCGGGCCGCCTCGTCGCGGCGCTGCATGGCGACGACGACGCCGACGGTGCCGTCGACGCGGTCCAGGAGACGGGCGGCCTCCTCGCGGACGGTCTGTGCGAGGGAATCCCGTACGACGCTGAAGCGGGGTTCGACGCCGGTGGAGCGGACCGCCGACGGGGACTTCGAGCCGGGCATCGCGAGGGCCAGTACCTTGGCCGCCAGCTCGGCGATCTCGGCCGGGTTGCGGTAGTTGACGGTGAGCTGGAAGCGGCGGCGGGGGCGGGTGCCGAGGGCCTCGTCGCGGGCCTCGGCCGCCTCGTCGGGGTCGGACCAGGAGGACTGGGCCGGGTCGCCGACGACCGTCCAGGTGGCGTGCCGGCCCCGGCGGCCGACCATGCGCCACTGCATGGGCGTGAGGTCCTGGGCCTCGTCGACGATGACGTGGGCGTACTCGGTGCGCTCCTGAGCGAGCCGCTCGGCCCGCTCGCGCTGCGACTCCTCGCGCACCGGCATCAGCTCCTCCAGACCGGTCAGCTGGTCGAGCGGGTCCAGTTCGCGCTTCTTCTTCGGGCGGACCGGACTGCCGAGGATCGAGTGGAGCTCGTCGAGCATGGCGATGTCGTGCACGGAGTGGCCGTCGCGGCGCAGCGAGCGGGCGACCCGGCGGACCTCGCCGGGGTTGAGGATGCGGCGGGCCCAGCGGCCCAGGCGCCGCTCGTCGGACATGGCGGCCAGGACGGCCCCGGGGGTCAGCTCCGGCCACCAGGCGTCGAGGAACGTGATGAAGCTGTCCTCGTCGCAGATGTCCTCGTCGAAGGAGGAGCGCAGCTCGGCGGCCAGCTCGGGGTCGGTGTGCCGGCCGGCCGCGCCGGACTGGTCCCACAGGGCGTCGAGGAGGAGCTTGCGGGCGCGGGGGCGCAGCAGGTTGACGGGCGCGGTGCCGCCGAGGGCGGCTGTTCGCACGCGGTCCAGTTCCGGTGCCTCCAGCTCCAGACGCCGGCCGAAGGCGACGACCCGCAGGCGGGTGGGCTGGGCGGCCGGGGTGGCTGCACCGCTGTCGTCGCCGAGGGTGAGCTGACCGGAGGCGGGGGCGGGGGCGGCAGAGCCGAGTTCCAGCGCTCCCCGTGCCGCCTTCCGCAGGACCTTGAGCATGCGGTACGAGCCCTTGGCGCGGGCGATGGACGGGGAGTCGTACAGGGTGGCCTCGGCGCCGACCGCGTCCACGGCGAGTGAGCCGATCGCGCGGATGGCGACCTGGCCCTCCTCGCCGAGGGAGGGCAGGACGCCCTCGGTGTAGGCGACGAGCAGCGGGGTCGGGGAGACGATGAGGATGCCACCCGCGTACCGGCGCCGGTCCTGGTAGAGGAGGTAGGCGGCACGGTGGAGCGCCACGGCCGTCTTGCCCGTGCCCGGGCCGCCCTCGACGTAGGTCACCGAGGCGGCGGGGGCGCGGATGACCATGTCCTGCTCGGCCTGGATGGAGGCGACGATGTCCCGCATGGTGTGGCTGCGGGCCTGGCCGAGGGCGGCCATCAGGGCGCCGTCGCCGATGACGGGCAGCCGGCGGCCGTCGAGGAAGGCCTTGAGCTCGGGGCGCATCAGGTCGTCCTCGACACCGAGGACCCTGCGGCCCTTGGAGCGGATGACGCGCCGGCGCACGACCCGGCCCGGGTCGACGGGGGTGGAGCGGTAGAACGGCGCGGCCGCGGGGGCCCGCCAGTCGATGACGAGGGGGGCGTACTCGGAGTCCAGTACGCCGATGCGGCCGATGTGCAGGGTCTCGGCGATGTCCGCGGTGTTGTCGTCCCGGACGGCACCGTCGGCGGGCTCTATGGCGGTGTATGCACCGTCCGGCCCCTTCTTGCCGTCCTTGCCGGGCAGCAGATCGATCCGTCCGAAGAGGAAGTCCTCGAACTCGTTGTTGAGCCGGTTGAGGTGGACCCCCGCCCGGAAGACCTGTGCGTCCCGCTCGGCGAGCGCGCCGGGCGTGCCGACGTGGCCTCGCTTGGCTGCGTCGTGCATGAGGAACTCCGCCTCGTGGATCTTTTCCTCAAGGCGCCGGTACACCCGGTCCAGGTGTTCCTGTTCGACGCTGATCTCCTGGTCGCGACTTGAGTCGTGATCCGAGTCGAGCGCGGTTTCCTGTTGAGCCTGTGCGGCCACCGGGCCCCCTTCTGACGTGCTGGGCAGCCGTCAACCGTACGCGAAAGGGACCCGGCAAAGCTACGTACGCTACGCGTCGATCTCCACGAGCTTCTTGCCGTCGAACGTCATGACCTCGAAGTGGTCGATGTCATTGGGCTGCAGAGCCGCGCCGCCCTGGGCGTAGAGAGGCTCCTTCGCCTCCTCGGACTTGGCGTTCGCGATGCCGTA
Coding sequences:
- a CDS encoding UvrD-helicase domain-containing protein, with product MAAQAQQETALDSDHDSSRDQEISVEQEHLDRVYRRLEEKIHEAEFLMHDAAKRGHVGTPGALAERDAQVFRAGVHLNRLNNEFEDFLFGRIDLLPGKDGKKGPDGAYTAIEPADGAVRDDNTADIAETLHIGRIGVLDSEYAPLVIDWRAPAAAPFYRSTPVDPGRVVRRRVIRSKGRRVLGVEDDLMRPELKAFLDGRRLPVIGDGALMAALGQARSHTMRDIVASIQAEQDMVIRAPAASVTYVEGGPGTGKTAVALHRAAYLLYQDRRRYAGGILIVSPTPLLVAYTEGVLPSLGEEGQVAIRAIGSLAVDAVGAEATLYDSPSIARAKGSYRMLKVLRKAARGALELGSAAPAPASGQLTLGDDSGAATPAAQPTRLRVVAFGRRLELEAPELDRVRTAALGGTAPVNLLRPRARKLLLDALWDQSGAAGRHTDPELAAELRSSFDEDICDEDSFITFLDAWWPELTPGAVLAAMSDERRLGRWARRILNPGEVRRVARSLRRDGHSVHDIAMLDELHSILGSPVRPKKKRELDPLDQLTGLEELMPVREESQRERAERLAQERTEYAHVIVDEAQDLTPMQWRMVGRRGRHATWTVVGDPAQSSWSDPDEAAEARDEALGTRPRRRFQLTVNYRNPAEIAELAAKVLALAMPGSKSPSAVRSTGVEPRFSVVRDSLAQTVREEAARLLDRVDGTVGVVVAMQRRDEAARWLAGLGDRVVALGSLEAKGLEYDATVVVSPAEIADESPAGLRVLYVALTRATQQLTIVSADRDEPDLNGVPDLLRDE